The following proteins come from a genomic window of Alicyclobacillus dauci:
- a CDS encoding phosphodiester glycosidase family protein: protein MRDHHSTGNPRSQSPTRKDLRLMRAKRRKRRLAIAAVSIFSTLLVLVGGAIGIAFGTPFGNHLRLTAAETIASTRHYEWARYITTPQEFASILHNLDGIAVKSANIGDISVAAQATPQSISDKSSGPVQLIPLDENGYTGYVMLVHDPKLVRLVPAQVQGSMGEYITNMGPRVGAVAGVNASGFEDPNGNGWGGVPVGLEYVNGQVMQQSKRDPSWATVGFTKDGIMVMGDYTTSDLKQLGVRDAMQFHPELVVNGQPTITEGDGGWGSDPRTAIGQEKDGTVIFVVVNGRLHGNGSMGATQRQVMDIMLRYHAVNACAMDGGSSSVLYNNGQIINSPSTIDPHHERHLPDAWMVFPTEQAANHVGD, encoded by the coding sequence ATGCGTGATCATCATTCGACCGGGAATCCTAGGTCACAGTCACCAACGCGAAAAGATTTGCGTCTCATGCGCGCGAAACGCCGTAAGCGCCGTCTGGCCATTGCTGCGGTTAGTATATTCAGTACCCTGCTAGTCCTCGTTGGAGGAGCGATTGGGATCGCATTTGGCACACCGTTTGGCAACCATCTTCGCTTGACGGCGGCAGAAACTATTGCTTCTACTCGACATTATGAGTGGGCTCGATATATTACAACACCGCAGGAATTCGCGTCCATCCTGCACAATTTGGATGGCATTGCAGTGAAATCTGCAAATATCGGAGACATTTCCGTTGCGGCGCAGGCAACGCCCCAAAGTATCAGCGACAAGTCAAGCGGACCTGTTCAGCTCATTCCCCTCGATGAGAATGGCTATACAGGATATGTCATGCTTGTTCATGACCCAAAACTCGTTCGTCTTGTGCCGGCACAAGTCCAAGGGTCGATGGGTGAGTACATCACCAATATGGGTCCCAGGGTCGGTGCTGTTGCAGGGGTTAACGCGAGTGGGTTCGAGGATCCCAACGGAAATGGTTGGGGCGGTGTTCCAGTCGGACTCGAATACGTCAACGGACAAGTTATGCAACAATCCAAGCGGGATCCCAGTTGGGCCACGGTCGGGTTCACGAAGGATGGAATCATGGTCATGGGAGATTACACGACGAGTGATCTAAAGCAACTTGGTGTGCGCGATGCCATGCAATTCCACCCGGAGCTCGTTGTCAACGGTCAGCCCACAATCACAGAGGGCGACGGCGGGTGGGGGAGTGACCCGCGAACAGCCATCGGTCAAGAGAAGGATGGTACCGTCATTTTTGTCGTCGTCAACGGCCGACTGCATGGAAATGGCTCGATGGGGGCAACGCAACGTCAAGTGATGGACATCATGCTTCGATATCACGCGGTCAACGCGTGTGCGATGGATGGCGGATCGTCATCTGTTCTCTACAACAACGGCCAAATTATCAACTCACCGTCGACGATTGACCCACATCACGAGCGTCACTTGCCGGATGCGTGGATGGTCTTCCCAACAGAACAAGCAGCAAATCATGTGGGGGACTAA
- a CDS encoding sulfurtransferase, whose translation MLISADELHQRLADPELVIFDCRFKLSDPDWGQEMYSRSHIPGAYYFDLERDLSSPPHDHGGRHPLPDLEVFANKLGQAGVTRTSTVVVYDSGEGMATRAWWLTRYVGVEDVLVLDGGFQAWLDGGYACSIQAPQRVDHDYDAHVESAWTADVDDVRRIVSGDTQAVLIDARDYARYAGEIEPIDKAAGHIPGAVNYPWQKGLAEDGKWKPDFQQTQRFKEVLSEKLPIVVYCGSGVTACADIFALKLAGAEDVRLYTGSWSDWISYKDNPIKKS comes from the coding sequence ATGCTGATATCTGCCGACGAACTGCATCAACGTCTTGCCGACCCGGAGTTAGTCATTTTCGATTGCCGCTTTAAACTAAGCGATCCCGATTGGGGCCAAGAGATGTACAGCAGATCGCACATCCCTGGGGCGTACTATTTCGACCTGGAGCGTGATCTGTCTTCACCTCCACACGATCACGGCGGGCGTCACCCACTTCCTGACCTGGAGGTCTTTGCAAACAAGCTGGGCCAGGCCGGCGTGACACGGACATCCACCGTCGTCGTGTACGATAGCGGTGAAGGAATGGCAACACGGGCTTGGTGGCTCACTCGCTATGTTGGCGTTGAAGACGTTCTTGTACTCGACGGTGGATTTCAGGCGTGGCTTGACGGCGGATACGCCTGTTCGATACAAGCGCCACAGAGAGTCGATCACGACTACGACGCCCACGTAGAAAGTGCCTGGACGGCGGATGTGGACGACGTCCGTCGCATTGTCTCGGGCGACACGCAAGCCGTTCTCATCGATGCTCGTGATTATGCGCGATACGCGGGGGAAATTGAACCTATCGACAAGGCGGCTGGTCACATTCCTGGTGCTGTCAACTACCCATGGCAGAAGGGCCTCGCCGAAGACGGTAAGTGGAAGCCCGACTTTCAGCAAACACAGCGATTTAAGGAAGTTCTTTCAGAGAAACTGCCAATCGTTGTATATTGTGGTTCTGGTGTCACGGCTTGTGCGGATATCTTTGCATTGAAATTAGCCGGTGCCGAGGATGTTCGGCTGTATACGGGAAGTTGGAGTGACTGGATTTCATATAAGGATAATCCTATAAAAAAGTCCTGA
- a CDS encoding SDR family NAD(P)-dependent oxidoreductase: protein MAIKGQGRVAIVTGASSGIGRATAVGFAEAGFQLAIGARRAEKLQAVVEELTNITGHAPLAAPLDVTSTESVEAFVSGVIEHYGKVNVLVNNAGKALGVDYIDERANEDDWETMLDTNVMGLLRMTKRLVPHLVESGDGHIINIGSTAGHEAYAGGGVYCATKFAVRAITGALRQELLGKPVRISSIDPGMVETEFSVVRYHGDSERAAQVYEGLRPLTAEDIADAIVYTATRPHHVNIDTMILKPIDQADAKRVARKGQED from the coding sequence ATGGCAATTAAAGGTCAAGGAAGAGTTGCAATTGTGACGGGGGCAAGTTCCGGTATCGGTCGGGCTACGGCCGTTGGATTCGCTGAGGCTGGGTTTCAATTGGCCATCGGGGCCCGCCGGGCGGAAAAACTACAAGCCGTCGTCGAGGAACTGACGAATATCACAGGACATGCACCGCTTGCGGCTCCACTTGATGTCACGAGCACGGAAAGTGTCGAGGCCTTTGTGAGCGGTGTGATCGAACATTACGGGAAGGTCAATGTTCTCGTGAACAACGCGGGCAAGGCACTTGGCGTCGACTACATAGACGAACGGGCGAACGAAGACGATTGGGAGACAATGCTCGATACAAATGTCATGGGGCTTCTGCGAATGACCAAGCGGCTGGTTCCACATTTGGTGGAGAGTGGGGATGGCCACATCATCAATATCGGATCGACGGCGGGTCACGAGGCATATGCTGGCGGCGGTGTATATTGTGCAACGAAATTTGCTGTCCGGGCCATCACGGGCGCACTTCGCCAAGAATTGCTAGGGAAACCGGTTCGAATTAGTAGTATTGATCCCGGAATGGTAGAGACAGAGTTCAGTGTTGTGCGTTACCATGGGGATAGTGAGAGAGCAGCGCAAGTATATGAAGGACTTCGCCCTTTGACGGCAGAGGATATCGCTGACGCCATCGTGTACACGGCGACGCGGCCGCATCACGTGAACATTGATACGATGATCTTGAAACCGATCGACCAAGCTGATGCCAAGCGTGTCGCACGCAAAGGACAAGAGGACTGA
- a CDS encoding HAD family hydrolase, with amino-acid sequence MYTNILFDLDGTLTNSAFGITESVRLALLHEGFDAPSHADLVWVVGPPLRDSFAQLAKTTDTAVINRLLTKYRERFEPIGMFENEVYAGVQTVLETLRDDGYRLFLATSKPRVYAEKILRHFELEEYFDGIGGAELDGSIDSKADVIRTVLRTYDLSPESCLMIGDREHDVIGARENNINTLGVTYGFGSETELREAGAICIVRTPVEILQFIRDQKAETGSLSPSGR; translated from the coding sequence GTGTACACCAATATCTTATTCGATCTCGACGGCACGCTGACAAACTCCGCATTTGGCATCACCGAGAGCGTTCGCCTAGCCCTCCTTCATGAAGGCTTCGATGCCCCATCGCACGCGGACTTAGTGTGGGTGGTCGGACCACCCTTGCGCGATAGTTTTGCCCAACTTGCAAAAACAACCGACACAGCTGTGATCAATCGATTGCTCACAAAGTATCGTGAGCGATTCGAACCCATCGGGATGTTTGAAAATGAAGTCTACGCGGGTGTCCAAACAGTCCTGGAAACGCTTCGAGACGACGGATACCGGCTGTTCTTAGCCACGTCAAAGCCGCGCGTTTACGCTGAAAAAATCCTCCGTCACTTTGAATTGGAAGAGTACTTCGACGGCATCGGCGGCGCAGAACTAGATGGCTCCATAGACAGCAAGGCTGATGTGATCCGGACTGTACTTCGTACATACGACTTAAGCCCGGAATCCTGTCTGATGATCGGCGACCGTGAACACGATGTAATTGGTGCCCGCGAAAACAACATCAACACACTCGGCGTGACTTATGGGTTTGGCTCTGAGACAGAGTTGCGTGAAGCGGGCGCCATATGTATTGTCCGCACACCGGTGGAGATTCTCCAATTCATCCGGGATCAAAAAGCTGAGACAGGTTCCCTCTCTCCGTCAGGTAGATAG
- the mnmA gene encoding tRNA 2-thiouridine(34) synthase MnmA: MQSNSKTRVVVGMSGGVDSSVSALLLKQQGYDVVGIFMKNWDDTDEFGHCTATEDFEDVARVAEQIGIPYYGVNFEREYEERVFQYFLDEYQKGRTPNPDVLCNKEIKFKELLNRALELGADYLATGHYAQVRKMSDGKVQLVRGADPNKDQTYFLNTLDQAPLQRAMFPIGHMQKSQVREIAREFDLATATKKDSTGICFIGEKNFRNFLSNYLPAQPGDIEDTEGHVLGRHEGLMYYTMGQRRGIGIGGMNDRSGEPWFVVDKDLDRNVLIVGQGIDNPRLFSTSLTASQLSFVSGAAPSDTSFRATAKFRYRQDDQGVTVEMRGPNECKVIFDEPQRAITPGQSVVFYDGDVCLGGGIIDTRYIPM; this comes from the coding sequence GTGCAGAGTAACAGTAAAACACGAGTCGTGGTTGGAATGTCGGGCGGCGTCGATTCGTCTGTCAGTGCTTTGCTGTTAAAGCAGCAGGGATATGACGTCGTCGGTATCTTTATGAAGAACTGGGACGACACCGACGAATTCGGTCACTGTACGGCGACAGAAGATTTCGAAGATGTCGCACGAGTTGCTGAGCAAATCGGAATTCCCTACTACGGGGTAAACTTTGAACGCGAATACGAAGAACGCGTCTTTCAATATTTTCTCGACGAGTATCAGAAAGGCAGAACCCCAAACCCGGACGTTCTGTGCAACAAGGAGATCAAGTTTAAAGAGCTACTGAACCGCGCACTTGAGCTTGGCGCGGACTACTTGGCAACTGGTCACTACGCGCAGGTCCGTAAAATGTCAGACGGCAAGGTGCAACTGGTTCGCGGTGCAGATCCGAACAAAGATCAGACGTACTTCTTAAACACGCTCGATCAGGCGCCGCTTCAGCGCGCCATGTTCCCGATTGGACATATGCAGAAGTCACAGGTCCGCGAAATCGCACGCGAGTTTGACCTCGCCACGGCGACAAAAAAGGACAGCACGGGAATCTGCTTTATCGGTGAGAAAAACTTCCGAAACTTCCTCAGTAACTATCTTCCAGCTCAGCCTGGGGACATTGAGGACACCGAAGGCCATGTCCTTGGTCGCCACGAAGGACTCATGTATTACACGATGGGACAACGGCGTGGAATTGGCATTGGTGGCATGAACGACAGATCAGGTGAGCCGTGGTTTGTCGTGGACAAAGATCTTGACCGCAACGTGCTCATCGTCGGCCAGGGAATCGATAACCCTCGGCTATTCTCCACCAGTCTGACTGCCAGCCAGTTGTCATTTGTCAGCGGGGCAGCACCGTCTGATACATCGTTCCGAGCCACGGCAAAGTTCCGCTATCGCCAGGACGATCAGGGTGTCACAGTGGAAATGCGCGGTCCAAACGAGTGCAAAGTCATTTTTGACGAACCACAGCGCGCAATTACTCCCGGACAGTCTGTTGTCTTTTACGATGGGGACGTTTGTTTGGGTGGGGGCATCATCGACACGCGTTACATTCCAATGTAA